From one Ctenopharyngodon idella isolate HZGC_01 chromosome 15, HZGC01, whole genome shotgun sequence genomic stretch:
- the meis3 gene encoding homeobox protein Meis3 has protein sequence MEKRYEELVQYPGSDAMPVGGYRDAMRSLPPPHYGHTVPDSLKHHRDQIYGHPLFPLLALVFEKCELATCSPRDSISMSSSAHLHGMTNHSDVCSSESFNDDITAFAKQIRSEKPIFSSNPELDNLMIQAIQVLRFHLLELEKVHDLCDNFCHRYITCLKGKMPTDLVLEDREGGSKSDVEDFTGSCTNLSEQNQSWLRDPDDCVSTPSGTPSASCGLTSHSMENCSDAGDGLDGSVASPSTGEEDETDRDRRNNKKRGIFPKVATNIMRAWLFQHLSHPYPSEEQKKQLSQDTGLTILQVNNWFINARRRIVQPMIDQSNRSGQSAPYSPEGAALGGYGLDAQSHLGLRTAGLQGMPSLPTDYPGALLPQPGYSHAGPSLHPYPGPHTAMLLHPPPHSHPAEPLIGQGLDIHAH, from the exons TATGAGGAGTTGGTGCAGTACCCAGGCTCTGACGCCATGCCTGTGGGAGGCTACCGGGACGCCATGAGGTCACTTCCTCCGCCTCACTATGGCCACACTGTGCCTGACTCCCTGAAACACCACCGGGACCAGATCTACGG TCATCCGCTGTTTCCACTCCTGGCTCTGGTATTTGAAAAGTGTGAACTTGCCACTTGCTCACCACGAGACTCCATCTCTATGTCAAGCTCCGCCCACCTCCACGGCATGACCAACCACAGTGATGTCTGCTCCTCTGAATCGTTCAATGATGAtatcacagcctttgccaaacAA ATTCGATCAGAGAAACCCATCTTTTCATCAAATCCAGAACTGGATAATCTG ATGATCCAGGCCATTCAAGTTCTACGGTTTCATCTATTAGAGCTAGAAAAG GTTCATGACCTCTGTGATAATTTCTGTCATCGCTACATCACCTGTCTCAAGGGCAAGATGCCCACTGATTTGGTGCTGGAGGACCGGGAGGGGGGATCCAAATCTGACGTGGAAGATTTCACTGGTTCTTGCACCAATCTGTCAGAACAA AATCAGTCTTGGTTGCGTGACCCAGATGACTGTGTGTCGACCCCCTCGGGCACCCCCAGCGCCTCCTGTGGCCTCACCTCACACAGCATGGAGAACTGCAGCGATGCGG GGGATGGGTTGGACGGAAGCGTGGCGTCGCCCAGCACAGGAGAAGAAGATGAAACGGACAGAGACAGACGAAACAACAAGAAAAGAGGAATCTTTCCCAAAGTTGCAACGAACATCATGAGAGCATGGCTCTTTCAGCACCTGTCG CATCCGTACCCATCTGAAGAACAGAAGAAACAGCTCTCCCAAGACACGGGTCTCACCATACTGCAGGTCAACAACTG GTTTATAAATGCCAGACGCAGAATAGTCCAGCCAATGATTGACCAATCAAATCGCTCAG gcCAGAGTGCTCCGTACAGTCCGGAGGGGGCAGCTCTAGGAGGATATGGGTTAGATGCTCAGTCTCATTTAGGTCTTAGGACAGCAG GACTTCAGGGAATGCCATCCCTGCCCACAGATTACCCTGGGGCCCTTCTGCCCCAGCCGGGATACTCCCACGCTGGCCCATCCTTGCACCCCTACCCCGGCCCCCACACTGCCATGCTGCTCCATCCACCGCCCCACAGCCACCCCGCCGAACCCCTCATAGGACAAGGCCTTGACATTCACGCCCACTAA